The genomic interval GTCGGGTCCCACCGTGGCGGTCATCGACGGCGAGAGGATGCCGGCGCCCGGCCGCCCCTCGGCGAAGCCGGAGGCCACCAGGCGGTTGCCGGAGGCCACCCCTTCGACGAGCATCCACTCCAGGCCCTCGCCGTCGGTGACCAGCCCAACCAGGGTGGCCATGGAGAAGTGGTGCATCGTGGTAGCCACGGCAAGGGACGGCGACCTGCTGCCCAGCGCACGCTGCACCCGCAAGGCGTCCAGCGCGCCGGCGCCCTTCCCCTTGCAGGAGACCGGCACCACAAGCCCCGGACCACCGCTGTCACGGAAGAGCCCGATACCGGGGCTGCGCGGACTCTCCAACTCCATGAGCGGCACCGCCCGCAGACTCTCGTCGAGCCCCGGCAACAACTTCGTCAGTACAGCGCGTTCGCGCTCCAGAAACCTCATGTGCTCCCCTGCTCCGGGACGACCCGGTCGCGCTGAACCCCGTCCGGCGGACGGGAATGACGGGTGGCGGAAATGACGGGACGGCGGACTGGCAGGACCGGCGAGACCAGCGGGACCGACAGAACGGGCCGGACGGCGGGACCGGTCGGACAGGCGGGACGGGCAGGACTGACAGGACGGATCGGATAGGCGGGACCGGAACCACGGACCGGGCTGAACCGCTAGGACACACGGCACCGGCCAGCCGACGGAACTGGTCGCCCGGGCCCGCCCCACAGCACCCGGGGTCTGCCCTACAGCACCCGGCCCCGCCCTACAGCGCCCGCGTGGCCCGCAACAACTGCCACACCGCAGCAAGCCCGGGCCGCCCCTGAAAGGCGATGTACTCGGGCAGCACCACATGCGGCGCCCATTTCCGCTTGTACTCAAGCTGCGCGGCAGCCGGATAGATCCGCTCGCCGTGCTGGGCGAGCAACCGCACGCAGCGCGTGAAAGTACGGCTCGCACACGGCAGTTCGTGCTCGTCGGAGAGACCGGTGAAGGGCGTGAAGCCGAAGTGCAGCCAGCCCGCGCCGTCGGCCGACATCCGCTCCATCGCGGTCGCGTTCAGCGCCTCCATCACCCCGGGCGGAGCGTCCGGGGAACGCCGGCTGAGGTCGTGCAGCCAGCCCTGCCGGCTGCCGAACACCGGGGAGTAACTGATGTACCCGACGGCCGCCCCGCCGATCCGCCCCACGAACAACCGCCGGTGCCGCTGGGCCAGCCCGGTCCGCTCCCCCACCAGAAAGCGCAGTTCCTTCGCACCGCCCTTGCCCCGCAGCCAGGCCCGGTCGATCAGATCCAGCTCGCTCTGCACCTCCTCGTCGGCCACGGAGGGAGCCTCGACCACCTCAAGACCGGCGCGACGGGCCCTGGATATCTTGTTCCGCAGCCGTACGAAGGCCGATCCGCGCAGCGTGAACCGGGCCAGGTCGACCGCGTACGACGCCCCGAGCTGGTTCACCGTGAACCCGTGCGCGCCGTACAACTCGGCGTCCGCCCGCTGTAGTTGTACGGCCACCAGCCGCCGCGGCCGGGCCTGCGCCGCGAAGGCGTCCAGCAGTCCCGCACGCTGCTCCTCCGCAGCGAAGGGACCCGCGAACTGCAACAGGTGACGCCCCGACCGCCGATAGACGCAGGTGCCGTCGAAACGTGGATCCCGGAAGTATTCATTGCCCTGATTGAGGGCAAGGAAAGAGCTCGGATTGTCACTGTGCCGGACCAGGGTCTCAAAGACGGACGGCATCCGCACCCCTCGGGGACTCATCGGAATCATTTACGGCCGAATTCGAGTACGCCCGCTCGAAATCGACATAGGCCGGATGCGGATGCGGCTCGAAAAGCACCCCGAACGGTTTGAGCGAATTCCCGAACAGGGCACGGTCCCCCAGCAGATGCAGCGGAAGAGCGAGCAACGCCCATTCCGGCTCCACCAGCACCGCCCACACCACGGCGACGACACCGGCGGTCACCAGGCTGTGCATGGTGTTGTACGCCACGAAGTACCACCGCGAGACACACCCGCCCCGGCTCCTCCGGAAGGCCAGCGCGCCGGGAAGATAACCGATGACGTCGATGACGACGAAGAGGGCGATGAACACCCCCCACCGGATCTCCGATAAATGCCGCACGGCGAGCACGGCACAGACGACCAGGCCGCCCAGCCATTCCAGGCGCAGCAGCAGGAAGGTGGTTCTCGTCTCGAATCTGTTTTTCGCATCCATGTGCCCTCCACCCTTCACCCTTGTTTACGGGGCAGGCGGAGGAAACCCTCACAGGAAAACAAATACGGAATTAATCACTTTTACGATAAAACCACGAGGCCGGAACCATGTCCTGGCTCCGGCCTCGTCTGTCACCGGTGGCATGTGAGGATCCAGCCGACGACGGTCACCGCCGGGCCGTCAGCCGGAGACCCGGCGTCCCCTCCAGACCAGAATCGCCTCGCCCACGAGCGCGAGGATCACCAGCACCGCACAGCATCCGAAACCGATCAGCCCCGCCGCGACCACGTAGAGCGAACCCGGGTCCGTACACGCCCAGCTGGACGAGCAGTTGACGGTCCCCGGATTCGCCGGCGGCCCCATCGCGACCCAGCCGATGACGACGCAGAGCACGGAGACGACGGCCGCGGCGGCCAGCAGGACCCACCGGACCCGCCGGGCGCCCCACCACGACAGGACCCATCCCACGACGATCACCGCCGGCAGGATGAACACGTAACCGGGGACTACGTCCACTGTGAATCGCTCCGCGACATCGAGGACATCGAGGTGTGGCCGGTCTGCCGCTGGGTGATGTGGTTGCCCATGGCGATCAACCCTACGGTGGGGTGCTTGACGGTCGGCAGGTCACCCGTCGGCTTCCGGGTCCTCACCGCCAGGCCGAGGTCGAGCCGGTCGCCGGACCTGAGCTTCACTCGCGTGGTCCAGCGCGTCTCGCACAGCGACGCGGTCCGGCTGCGGATCGAGGCGGACGCCCCGCAGGCCCCCGGCCGACCGCCCGCAAAAAGGGGCGGCGCCCGTGAGGAGGCAGACGGGCGGTATCCCAGCACCATCCCGGCACCATCCCGGCACGGGAAAAAACCAAGGGCCCGACTCCGAAGAGCCGGACCCTCCCTGACCTGCATATTCGCCAGATCAGCGACATGGTGGCATGCCACCCGCTACACGTTGAACCGGACTCCGTAGTGCAGAGCTCCCACCTGCGGAAACGTTCCTTCGAGTGATCGCATCCAGCACCGATCCAGCACCGTGGGGACTGGTCCAGCGCATCCAGCACGTCCAGCCGCGCCGGCGCGGTGCGAGGAAGCCTCCGGCAGGTCGGCCGACGGGCACGGCCGGTCGGCACACCCCCGGTGGCGTGCAGGACACCGATCAGGTGGATCAACCCCGGCTGCGGCCTCATCTCGTGCTCTTCGGTCCCGGCAACCCCGACCATGTGGAGTCGCGCCCCGGTGCCCATCGAAGCAAACACCCAAGGACCACCATCTCAGGACGGAGCGCTCATCTCGGCATCCGAAAACGCGTCAGTCCTGGGAGCGGGGAGCTGAACCGTGCCGTTGAGGATCGCGTCCAGCGCCTGGCGAACCTCGCGGCCCGGCCCGACCGCGAGTCCCTCCCCCAACCGACGGGCAAGGCTCGCGTACACCGCGTAAGCGTCATGGGTTCGGCCCTCGCCGTGCAACGCCGACATCAGAAGGGCGACTCCGCGCTCCCGGAGCGGATGCTCCCCGACGTGCCGCAGAAGGCGCGGAATCACCCCGCTGCCGCGACCGGTCGCGATCGACAGGGCGAAGTACTCCTCGGCCACGATCGCCTGCTGCTCCTCCAGCGCCGCCGTGTGCGAGGCGAGACTCGGTACATCGAGCCCGTCGTACACACCGCCACGCCACAGCGCCAGCGCGCGCTCGTACAGGCCGAGGCTGGACTCGACCCGCCCGAGCGCCTTCGCCGACTCCGCCTCTACATGGAGCCGGGAGAACACGACGTGGTCGATCCGTTCGGCGTCGATGCCGAACACGCACCCGTCCCGGACCCGGTCGAGACCCATGTCGGCGGCGCCCGATGCCGTGATCGCCCGCCGAATGGAGCCAAGGCAGTTCATCACCTGCTCGCGTGCCGTCCGCGGCGGGCCGGTATCCCACATCGCGTCGATGAGCGCATTCGTGGAAATAAATGCGTTGGGTCGCGTCATCAAGGCGGAAAGAATGATCCATTCACGCCTGCGATTAACGCCGATGCTGGACCGGAGGGGCTCGGCATACGGTTGCCCGAGAATCCCGAAGTCGGGCATCGACGCGTGGATCCTGGGCCACGGCGCCTTGCAGGACTCAAGCCAGACGCTGTCCGCGGCGTTCAAGGCGAACTACGCGTCGTCGGCCGCTTCCGTCGCACGACGCAAGGCGTTCTACGCGCTCCGGTTCGGCAGTTCGTCCGACACCTTGGGAACGGCGGCCGTGAACGCGATGGTCCGCGGCACCGACGAGATGGCCGTCATCCGCGGAGGCTTCTGGTACGACCAGTTCGGATCGGTGACCTGCCCCTCTCCTGAATTCATGTCCGCCGACGCGATCGGTGGTGTGGCGACGGCATTCCGCGACGCCATCCTCCAGTACTGCTCATGACGAATCGAGGACGTGACATGAACGATCCGAAGGTCACCCGTCGGCAGGTCCTGGCCCTTGGAGGTCTGACACTGGGCGTCGCCACCATCGCCGTCGCCGGTCTGGGCGGACCGGCGTGGGCCGATTCCGCGGCCTCGGACGTAGTGCTGGTGCCGGTCGGCGCGAGCCCGGTCGCGGTCCTTCCCGGCGTCGGTGTCCAACCGGCGGCGTTCCCCAGACAGTTGGCCGTACAGGTCCAGCACGCGGGGACGAATCTTCCGGCCGGGACCGAAGTGACCGTCACCTA from Streptomyces sp. NBC_01288 carries:
- a CDS encoding AfsR/SARP family transcriptional regulator, which produces MPDFGILGQPYAEPLRSSIGVNRRREWIILSALMTRPNAFISTNALIDAMWDTGPPRTAREQVMNCLGSIRRAITASGAADMGLDRVRDGCVFGIDAERIDHVVFSRLHVEAESAKALGRVESSLGLYERALALWRGGVYDGLDVPSLASHTAALEEQQAIVAEEYFALSIATGRGSGVIPRLLRHVGEHPLRERGVALLMSALHGEGRTHDAYAVYASLARRLGEGLAVGPGREVRQALDAILNGTVQLPAPRTDAFSDAEMSAPS
- a CDS encoding bifunctional lysylphosphatidylglycerol flippase/synthetase MprF, whose translation is MPSVFETLVRHSDNPSSFLALNQGNEYFRDPRFDGTCVYRRSGRHLLQFAGPFAAEEQRAGLLDAFAAQARPRRLVAVQLQRADAELYGAHGFTVNQLGASYAVDLARFTLRGSAFVRLRNKISRARRAGLEVVEAPSVADEEVQSELDLIDRAWLRGKGGAKELRFLVGERTGLAQRHRRLFVGRIGGAAVGYISYSPVFGSRQGWLHDLSRRSPDAPPGVMEALNATAMERMSADGAGWLHFGFTPFTGLSDEHELPCASRTFTRCVRLLAQHGERIYPAAAQLEYKRKWAPHVVLPEYIAFQGRPGLAAVWQLLRATRAL